DNA sequence from the Agrobacterium tumefaciens genome:
GATCCCCTTCGTCAGCAACGATAACCTCGCGGACAACATCAAGTCCGCCGAAGGCAAGCCGGGCTACTGGTCCGTCACGGCAACAGTGACGCCGGAGCAGGCTGGCGAGTTCTTTAAATAAGACCGGCTTCGGGCTGGCGGTCCTTTGCCAGCCCGAATTTCGCAATTCGAGTGCGGGTTTCAGGTGTGAACCACTGGTTCTTTTCCGCGTCCGCCAGTGATGAAGCATAATGACAAGCACAATTCGGGGACATGCGATGGCGAACGCTCTGGAAGCGGCCGGCATAACGAAGAATTTTGGCGCCGTGCGCGCGCTTTCCGACGGGAGGCTGACAGTTGGTCGCGGTGAAATTCACGCATTGCTGGGCGCCAATGGCTGCGGCAAGAGCACGCTCTGCAAGATCGTTGCGGGTGCGGTGGCTCCAACCAGCGGCACCATCAGGTTCAACGGCGAAAACGTGCGCTTCAAAAGCCCGCGGGACGCCGAAAATGCCGGTATTGCGTTGTTTTATCAGGAACTCAGCCTTATTCCGCAGCTTTCCGTCGCCGACAATATTTTCCTCGGGCGCGAGCCGAAACGCGGCGTCTTTGTCGACGGCAAGGCGCTGAAGGCCGAAGCAGCCAGGTTGATTGCGCTGTTTGACGGGGTTGCAGGCAAAGGGCTGGAGCCGGATGCGATTGTCGGCAACCTGCCGCCCGATCAGCGCCAGCTCGTCGAAATCCTCAAGGTCTTCGCCCAGAATGCCAGCCTGATGATCATGGACGAGGCGACGGCGGCGCTCGATGGCCGCCAGTCCCAGCGCTTTTTCGAGATACTCCGGGCCAAGAAGGCCGACGGCGTCTCCACCATCATGATTTCCCACCGTCTCGACGAGGTTTTCGCCGTCTGCGACCGCATCACAGTGATGCGCAACGGCGCGACGATTTCCGAACTCGATACCGCAGCCACCACGCGCGAAGCCGTCGTGCATGACATGGTCGGCGATGTTCGGGCCGCTCCTGCCCGTCAGAACGGGCGTTCTGCTGTTACACCGAGCCTGAAGCTTACGGATGTGGCGGGTGAGGGCGTTCGCGGTGTCACTCTCGAAGCTTATCCGGGCGAAATCGTCGGTCTGGCCGGCCTGCAGGGTCAGGGCCAGTCGGCCTTGCTGAAGGGTCTTTTCGGTGCCAACCCATTTGCAGCCGGACAAATCCGGTTTGAGGGCCATGAAATCACCATCGGCAAACCTTCGCAGGCGGTTCATAGCGGCTTTGCCTATGTCTCTGGCGACCGTGGCCGTGACGCGTCCCTTCAGGGTCGGTCGATCTTCGAAAATCTCGTCGCGGCGCTGATGGTGCGCGAAAAGATGCGGTTGGTCCGTCCCACAACACTGAAGCCGCGGGTGCAGAAGGTCGCGGATGACATGAAGACGAAGTTTGCCGGTCTGGATATGCCGATAGGCACGCTTTCGGGCGGCAACCAGCAGAAAATCTTCATCTCCCGCTGGCTCGCCACCGCACCGAAACTGCTGCTGCTCGACGACCCGACCAAGGGCATCGATCTCGGGGCAAAGGCCGATCTCTTCGCCCTGATGCGGCAGCAGGCTGACGCGGGCGCGACCATTCTTCTTTATTCCTCTGAAGATGCGGAAATCCTCGAATATGCCGACCGCATTCTTGTGTTCAACGGTGGACGCATTTCTGCGGAGCTGACCGGAGCCGACATGACATCCGTAAACATGACCCGCGCCGCCTATGGAGATGCCGCATGAGCGCCTCCGGTTTTTTGCGCAGGCAGCCATGGGTCATCACCCTCGTCGTTCTGGCGCTTCTCATCGCCGTGAATACGTTCCTGCAACCGTCCTTTGTTCAGCCCTCCGTGCTGCAATCG
Encoded proteins:
- a CDS encoding sugar ABC transporter ATP-binding protein, whose amino-acid sequence is MANALEAAGITKNFGAVRALSDGRLTVGRGEIHALLGANGCGKSTLCKIVAGAVAPTSGTIRFNGENVRFKSPRDAENAGIALFYQELSLIPQLSVADNIFLGREPKRGVFVDGKALKAEAARLIALFDGVAGKGLEPDAIVGNLPPDQRQLVEILKVFAQNASLMIMDEATAALDGRQSQRFFEILRAKKADGVSTIMISHRLDEVFAVCDRITVMRNGATISELDTAATTREAVVHDMVGDVRAAPARQNGRSAVTPSLKLTDVAGEGVRGVTLEAYPGEIVGLAGLQGQGQSALLKGLFGANPFAAGQIRFEGHEITIGKPSQAVHSGFAYVSGDRGRDASLQGRSIFENLVAALMVREKMRLVRPTTLKPRVQKVADDMKTKFAGLDMPIGTLSGGNQQKIFISRWLATAPKLLLLDDPTKGIDLGAKADLFALMRQQADAGATILLYSSEDAEILEYADRILVFNGGRISAELTGADMTSVNMTRAAYGDAA